CCTGGGACGAACTTCTGGCCGCTGCCCGCAAGCTGAACGACCCGGCCAAGAATGTCTACGGCCTCGCGTTTTCCGCCAAGGCCAGTGAAGAGGGAACGTTCCAATTCCTGCCCTGGGCGCAGATGGGTGGCGGCGGTTATGACCATATCAATGCTCCGGGCGCGGTAAAGGCGCTGGAGACCTGGAAAACCATCATGACCGAAAAACTGGCCTCGCCGGATACGCTAACGCGCGGCCAGTGGGATTCGACCGGCACGTTTAATTCCGGCAATGCCGCCATGGCGATTTCGGGTCCTTGGGAGCTGGACCGGATGCTGAAAGAGGCCAAATTCGACTGGGGTGTCGCTCTGTTGCCGGTGCCAAGTCCGGGTGCTGAACGGTCGTCGGGCATGGGTGACTTCAACTGGGCGATCTTTTCCAGCACCAAGCATCCGGCGGAAGCCTTCAAGGCGCTGGAGTTCTTTGCCTCGCAGGACAAGGACATGTTCAAGAATTTCGGACAGCTACCGGCCCGGTCCGATATCGCCATTCCGCCATCGGGTTCGCCCCTGAAGGATGCGGCGCTGCAAGTTTTCCTCGAGCAAATGAAATATGCCAAGCCGCGCGGGCCGCATCCGGCATGGCCAAAAATATCCAAGGCGATCCAGGATG
This portion of the Allorhizobium ampelinum S4 genome encodes:
- a CDS encoding ABC transporter substrate-binding protein, with the protein product MIINRRALIAVLALATACPLASTARADDVTLNLWSLDKDIQPAPNLVKQFNALNNGIKIEYRLLQFDDVVTEAMRAYSTGQAPDIIAVDNPEHALFASRGAFLDLTDMIAKSDVIKPANYFPGPLASVTWKDRYFGVPKATNTIALYYNRDMFKAKGLDPLKPPQTWDELLAAARKLNDPAKNVYGLAFSAKASEEGTFQFLPWAQMGGGGYDHINAPGAVKALETWKTIMTEKLASPDTLTRGQWDSTGTFNSGNAAMAISGPWELDRMLKEAKFDWGVALLPVPSPGAERSSGMGDFNWAIFSSTKHPAEAFKALEFFASQDKDMFKNFGQLPARSDIAIPPSGSPLKDAALQVFLEQMKYAKPRGPHPAWPKISKAIQDAIQAALTGQMTPKDALDQAQKKIKAALG